CCAGTGAAAATGTGTTTAATATAACTTGTGTTTGTAGGAAGAGACCAAATAAAAATGACATGTCACTGAAATCCGACTTCTATTGATGGAAGTCTCTCTGCCACCAGCTGTGTGGTAGCTCAAGTGTATTTAGGTCTCCCTGACTGGGAAGAGTTGTAGGTCTAAAAGAAATTCATTAGGAAAACAACTGAGGGATTACAGCTCTGTGAGGGTACAAAAGAACATAAGTGCTtggattaaataaaatatattcacttTTACACATTTGTATAAATCTCTTCTCCCTGTACAATTGCTATTTACAGTttcttataatttaaatgataattTATTATAAATAAACAGTTTCAAGGGTATTTTAAACATTCTAGCACTAAATAATTACACTTCCACGTACACCTTTGGAGACTCTGTCTTCCAATTGTGAAACCTGTGCTTGAAGGACAAAATGGTATGATATAGGCTCAAATAAGACGTTTCAAACACATGGATATATTATAATGCAGTACTCCATTATCACATCCACTTTGCTGTTCAGTGTTCATAGTTGCTCTCCCTATTCACAGTACTTTATCAAATCCAATATTTTTCTCCTACACAGGCCTGTAGTGTTTACGCTGATAAAACTGGGTTATTAAACTTTTACGTTACTATTAAGTTACTTTTCTGGTCTGGATTGTGCTGGTGTTTCATGCACTGTACTTTATGTACAGCTTGCCAGCATCAAAGGGACAATAGAATTACTGGCTCCTGTAGCTGCGATATCTGCATAAGTGAGACAAAATGACTTATTCCTTTAAGATCCAAAGAAAACATCTATCACACCAACTACCAAGACATGGAAATTTCAGCTCTAACTAAGTCTTCCTTCAAAAGTAGCCATAAAATTTTGTTTGTTAAAACAGATTTTAGCAGTtatgttccagaatcttggaagaAATATAGAAATAAACATACATCCAAACAACATGAATTTAGATGATCAGCAGTTCTTCGATGCCTATTTTCTATGGATTACCAGTATGCAGGAAAACACAGGAGACCCCCTCGAATTATAGAACAGTAATAAAAATTGCCCTACTAACTGCCAAGCAAGCGGTATATCCTCGGGGTTCAAGGTATCACGATACCAGGCTAGGCACGGTGACCACCTTCATGGATTATTTTAACTGTATGGAGAGGCTGATTCTGTCAGAGTCAGTAGAGAAGGCGCAGAACCAAATTGTCCAACTCCATaaagaagcaagtaaggcaggcctgccgatctccttcgagaagacacaataCGTGACCAACAGTTAAGACGTatgacagttgagagagaaaggattcagaaagtggagaaattcaaatatctgggagagtggatagacagTAACCTGTCAGAAAGAGGGGCACTGTTATTGAGAATCAAaaagatgaacttggcatataaactctGGGGCCgttgacctaggtgttaggcccctttaaacaacaagcatataaactaactatgtacacttacaacaagaagaatatctcgGTCAATggaaaactcagacactaccagacagtgatccacctggaggctttatatgcagctggaTGTTTAAACCTGTTAAAGAAAccaagaggtttcaagaaaaagttagatctcGGCCCAAGCACCGTGGACAGAAGAGAGTAGAAGATATCAGAGTGAAAGGATAAAGGAGTACTGGACAAGGATTAAAGTCCAGAAAGAGATGAAGCTGAATAGGAATTAACGTGGTCCTTATTCATCCAAAAtaaaagaagaagatgatggaagCTTTGCATCTAAAAACTTTTTTTGTTGATAACTAACCTtatcaagaagttggaactagtagagagaaagattctgaggaagatgctGGGACCcgaaagaacagaggatggatcatacagaaagaaaagaaacgaaGAGTTATATCGCAAGGTAGAAAAGACCTCAATTACCACCCGGAAGAGGAGAATAAACCTGGAAagctgaccaatcagataatatgattttttgagatcaggaaaactacagtgcACTGGTATCAGAAGGTGAAGGACCTTGAACAAATGGGAATTCAAGGAACAGAAATCACTTACAAAATTGCTTACAAGTCAAGATCAAGACCACCAcaaggtttcaagaaaaagttaaaTCCCATACCCAACCCCTGTGTGCAGatgaaaggaggagattgcagagtgaaagaatgaaggagtcctaaacgaggattaaagcccagaaacagatgaagctgaatagGAATTAACATGGTCCTTATTCGGCCAAAATGAAAGAAGAAGACCCTGGAGGCTTTGCATCTAAAAACCTTTCAGTTGATAACTAAATCCTCTCGATCTCTGATACAGCACAGGTATGTGTTTTGTGGAGCACTGTTACATGATCCTTGTTTGCTATTAttaagaatatgaagaagaagaagaattaaattatattaaggtccaatattattctttgttattgatCTTTGGCAGTCGGAAGTTGCACAAGACTACTGATGTGCCTGGGAATGAGTGAGTACTTTTGTTCTGGCACTTTGACTGCAAATAAATTCAATTCCTTTCAGGTGTTTTCTGTTTTGGTGTTCTTAAGGTGTGGTTTCACTCTTGATCTGTGGCAGATATAATCATGAACTGATGTGGAATTTGAAAGAGACAGTGTACAGTGCAGAATGTGATTGAAGTACTGTATTCCTCATGCTCAttcctcattttttaaattttattttttattatcattTCAGTTAACTACTCCCTAGTTAGGTCCGTCTGTATTTCATCATAGAATTCAGGCTGACGAGACCACAGCTAGCGACTGTGAGTGAGTGCTCTTAGTTCAAGCTGTTCTCACCGATCATATCTGCCACACTGTAGAGTGAAGATCTTTTCGTCCTAATTAGCTCTTTATGAATTTCAAACTTGTCATCAAAATGTAGGCTGAACTTTTCAATATGTCATGAGTAAAATGTGGTCTCTTGGATTCTTGAGATCTCCAGACATTTTTGTCACATTCTTTGTGTCCGTGAAAGGACAAGAAAGGAACATAGCTTTCCCTTCCTTTCCTTTACCCTTGGGTGAATTTCTGTTCGTATAATATTAATAGCCTGGAATGCGCACTCGTGGCTTTGAATTGGGCCAGCGGTAAAAGTCGGACTCGGGTCGTATGCTGCCCAACTTGTTTCCGGCCAGTCCGTTGGCTTGTCTCTCGTCTTGATGGCGAAGAAGTGCTCTAGTGTGAGGGTAGTCACTGTAGAAGAGTTCTCCATGTGCTACAAGAGCGTTGATCACAGCCTCTGcatctctgccagtcagcaagaaAGGATCAGGATCTGAAACACATCAACAGTAAATACATCAGACTTGAACACTACACACTACAAATTAAAAAGCAAATAATTGTAGTCTAGAATTATATTAATGTATTTAAATATGGCACGTTTCATTTTCTTTTGAAAACATCTTCAGCCATGTTCGTAGTACAAgattaatacatatgctttattcatatggGGCGtgacattggaaagcgacttaagggagtttggagctgaacttggaacaagatggtggacTATAAGGCTCAATACGTGTGCTTTATTCACAGGGACGTAatatcggaaggtgacttcgggggctcagagttcaactaggaacaagatggtgggtgcacatgggactagggagatggtgtaaggcttaatacatgttgTTTATTCATAGGGGACGTAACATATAGGGAAcatctttggggctcgaagctgtgcctaacctcccaggctaaccgCAAAAATAGTGTAAGCTTAACagaatttaagttcgatacccAAACTAACAGCATAAAAGTGCTAAGCATGTGACATAATGAGGCTACACAGTTTTTgacatcgtggcagagccgggattccaacctgggcctcccggggtggcagctgatcacactacaCCACGAAGGCGGACTGTTCTAATTTTTACTGATTACgtcttgaaaaagtaatttgtaatcatAATTGTGTAAATTATTTCACAAGAAACTTTAATCGAACACAAatacttttttcttgtacttttcctATTAAACACATATGTTGTAGCCGAAGCAAATCACCGGTACTTCAGAACGAGAAGGAAAGGGTATCTCGAGGAACTCCTTCCTTCTGTAAAAAACTTAAGCCATTTGTTCATTAATGCTGTGCTCGTCATATGATTCAGTTAATTGATACTTTTCTATACTGTTCACAACAACAGTTATTTTCGAGACCTGATTAAAGGAAGAACGCAATAGAGCTTTATGAAAGTGACATAAGCGACATGTCTGTGCCAACAAGAACATGTCCTGGGACTCAAACGAAGTGAAGAACATAAGATCGTTTACCTGTTTCAATAACCTCATCGTGATGGAGGATCAGCTGTAGAACTTGAGTGTCGGGAGGCAGAAATACTCCCATGGGCCACATCGCCTCAGGATCACTCGCGATCACTGGAACCACTGCAAACAATAATCGTAATGCCAATTCAGTCACCGTGTATGGTAACGTGTAATTATAACAacaactaggaatatctacaacaagaagtgTTTGTCTAAAAACCTCAACATAGAACACTGCaccacagtagtcaaaccggaatgcccatacgcgagtgaatgtctagtaggCCTAATGAATTAGAAGTACCGGAAAGAAATATTATACGCAAAATACTCGATCCGTTAAGaattacagaactctggaaatcaagaagtaatgataaaatatagcggaacgtagaaaatataacagacaCAATggggaagaggcgattgatatttcttggacatttatacagaatggatgacaacaagtTAACTAAACAGTTCAAgaacgtaggtcgagtcataagtcatggcaacttttttttcacgaacaggagacaacacggaaaatctaaggtatgcatttagaaacgtacggtatgtacttgcgtatgatgcgactagatggtgtatgtaaacaacactgTGGGtgtaagcatgcccccaagttcagtgtgtgagtgagaacgtcacaaaatggaatcaacaagcaggagcaacgatcgtatattcaaatagcagaaatgcacaccaatgccatgcagagctgcgggaagcattaggtgtgcgaCTATGATCTAAACCCCAAAATCAAGAAGCCAtcacgtggacaacggtttgctaacaaagaggacatcgcaacagcatttcggagacagctgtcacacgttagcgatacacatgcagcgaatggtattcagcgcctgccccaccgctgacaacgcacagtggaaaccttgagtgattatttcgaaggtctgtaaccagtgaagacctgtcctttgtacgtagtcttgtgtatttgctgtcgatatcataataaaacaatgttaccAATGGCCTGTGAATATTTATATGGAGGAAAACATGCATCTTGTGAAATACTAGAAAATGAAGAGCTAGTAGATAAAGATGAACAATGTTCCTATAACTCTCGGTTCCTTGTGTAGATGTTCAGACACTAGAACTGAATGATCATGGAAGAGTAATACTGTTcctagttatacttacaaaggaACTATTTGGGTTGCACTAGAGCGACTGCAGTGAACCTTGGTAGTATGATCAATTATGACATCACAACATCGCTGAGGGCGAGGTGGGCCCGCGGTTCCGGTCTCGtagcattcgagaggtagtgggttcgaaaccttctgtcggtagccctgaagatgattctccgtattttcccattttcacatcagttacatgtcgagactgtaccttaattaagggtacggtcactaccttcccagtcttagacctgccctatcccatcgtcgccacaagacctgaaTTGGCACGacgaaaaaataagaaaaaaaagccgggatgagtagctcagacgatacaGGTGCTGgcctctgatcccaacttggcagtttcgatcctggctcagccgatggtatttgaaggtgctcaaatacgtca
This window of the Anabrus simplex isolate iqAnaSimp1 chromosome 8, ASM4041472v1, whole genome shotgun sequence genome carries:
- the LOC136878703 gene encoding uncharacterized protein, with translation MVAIWSWTALILAALVLPSSDTAPQSSVRVKFVSAPSSYSHGVDSPGPGSATSEYPQGYGRRSSPRSSSPTSTPSEGYPARKPSRVTARRATLVVPVIASDPEAMWPMGVFLPPDTQVLQLILHHDEVIETDPDPFLLTGRDAEAVINALVAHGELFYSDYPHTRALLRHQDERQANGLAGNKLGSIRPESDFYRWPNSKPRVRIPGY